A single region of the Vidua macroura isolate BioBank_ID:100142 chromosome 12, ASM2450914v1, whole genome shotgun sequence genome encodes:
- the TLE3 gene encoding transducin-like enhancer protein 3 isoform X9, whose protein sequence is MLSSGSSSSRLSTSRTPRTGPRSSCRRTPRGSSRPGSRPSPAPARGCWRSAPWAARHTWQSRMRRTTTTWTTENNSVSPSESLRASEKHRSSTDYSMDSKKRKAEEKDSMSRYDSDGDKSDDLVVDVSNEDPATPRVSPAHSPPENGLDKARGLKKGDAPNSPASVASSSSTPSSKTKDLGHNDKSSTPGLKSNTPTPRNDAPTPGTSSTPGLRPMPGKPSGMDPLASALRTPISIAGSYAAPFAMMGHHEMNGSLTSPGAYAGLHNLPPQMSAAAAAAAAYGRSPMVSFGAVGFDPHPPMRAPGLPSSLASIPGGKPAYSFHVSADGQMQPVPFPHDALAGPGIPRHARQINTLSHGEVVCAVTISNPTRHVYTGGKGCVKIWDISQPGSKSPISQLDCLNRDNYIRSCKLLPDGRTLIVGGEASTLTIWDLASPTPRIKAELTSSAPACYALAISPDAKVCFSCCSDGNIAVWDLHNQTLVRQFQGHTDGASCIDISHDGTKLWTGGLDNTVRSWDLREGRQLQQHDFTSQIFSLGYCPTGEWLAVGMESSNVEVLHHTKPDKYQLHLHESCVLSLKFAYCGKWFVSTGKDNLLNAWRTPYGASIFQSKESSSVLSCDISADDKYIVTGSGDKKATVYEVIY, encoded by the exons ATGCTATCATCGGG cagcagcagctccaggctcagcaCCTCTCGCACGCCGCGCACGGGCCCCCGGTCCAGCTGCCGCCGCACCCCTCGGGGCTCCAGCCGCCCGGGATCCCGCCCGTCACCGGCACCAGCTCGGGGCTGCTGGCGCTCGGCGCCCTGGGCAGCCAGGCACACCTGGCAGTCAAGGATGAGAAGAACCACCACGACCTGGACCACAGAG AATAATTCCGTGTCCCCCTCGGAGAGCCTGCGGGCCAGCGAGAAGCACCGGAGCTCCACGGACTACAGCATGGACTCCAAGAAGCGGAAAGCGGAGGAGAAGGACAGCATGAGCCGATAT GACAGCGATGGTGACAAGAGCGATGACCTGGTGGTCGACGTCTCCAACGAG GACCCCGCCACCCCCCGGGTGAGCCCGGCCCATTCCCCCCCGGAGAACGGCCTGGACAAAGCCCGCGGGCTGAAGAAGGGCGACGCTCCCAACAGCCCGGCCTCGGTggcctcctccagcagcactccCTCCTCCAAGACCAAGGACCTGGGCCAC AACGACAAATCCTCCACGCCCGGCCTCAAGTCCAACACTCCGACGCCCAGGAACGACGCTCCCACCCCgggcaccagcagcaccccGGGGCTGCGGCCCATGCCCGGCAAACCCAGCGGCATGGACCCCCTGG CCTCGGCCCTGCGGACGCCCATCTCCATCGCGGGCTCCTACGCGGCGCCCTTTGCCATGATGGGGCACCACGAGATGAACGGGTCCCTGACCAGCCCCGGCGCCTACGCGGGGCTGCACAACCTCCCCCCGCAGATgagcgcggccgccgccgccgccgccgcctaCGGCCGGTCGCCAATGGTGAGCTTTGGAGCT GTCGGGTTTGACCCTCACCCACCCATGCGAGCCCCGGGcctgccctccagcctggcgtccatccctggagggaaaCC GGCCTACTCGTTCCACGTGAGCGCGGACGGGCAGATGCAGCCGGTGCCGTTCCCGCACGACGCGCTGGCGGGGCCCGGCATCCCGCGGCACGCGCGGCAGATCAACACGCTGAGCCACGGCGAGGTGGTGTGCGCCGTCACCATCAGCAACCCCACGCGCCACGTCTACACCGGCGGCAAGGGCTGCGTCAAGATCTGGGACATCAGCCAGCCCGGCAGCAAGAGCCCCATCTCCCAGCTGGACTGCCTG AACAGGGATAACTACATCCGCTCCTGCAAGCTGCTGCCGGACGGCCGCACGCTGATCGTGGGGGGCGAGGCCAGCACTCTGACCATCTGGGACCTGGCGTCGCCCACGCCGCGCATCAAGGCCGAGCTGACGTCGTCGGCGCCCGCGTGCTACGCGCTGGCCATCAGCCCCGACGCCAAGGTGTGCTTCTCGTGCTGCAGCGACGGCAACATCGCCGTCTGGGACCTGCACAACCAGACCCTGGTCAG GCAATTCCAAGGCCACACGGACGGGGCCAGCTGCATAGACATCTCCCACGACGGTACGAAGCTGTGGACGGGGGGCCTGGACAACACGGTGCGCTCCTGGGACCTGCGGGAAGggcggcagctgcagcagcacgaCTTCACCTCCCAG ATTTTCTCTCTGGGATACTGCCCGACGGGCGAGTGGCTGGCGGTGGGCATGGAGAGCAGCAACGTGGAGGTGCTGCACCACACCAAGCCCGACAAGTACCAGCTGCACCTGCACGAGAGCTGCGTCCTCTCCCTCAAATTCGCCTACTGCG ggaagtgGTTTGTGAGCACTGGGAAGGACAACCTGCTCAACGCCTGGAGGACGCCCTACGGAGCCAGCATCTTCCAG